One genomic region from Bacillus marinisedimentorum encodes:
- a CDS encoding LacI family DNA-binding transcriptional regulator has translation MTVTIKDVAHLAKVAPSTVSRVIADSPRISEKTKLRVREAMAELNYHPNFNARSLANKSTQALGIVMPSSANDVLQNPFFPEVIRGISTMAHNKEYALYITTGQTEEEIFEGVVRMVHGRRVDGIIVLYSRKNDRVLEYLYEQGFPFTVIGKPLDHADEIMHVDNDNFNAAYEATEYLIDAGQSRIAFVGGSSDLTVTTDRVEGYRAALVKAGLPQKEEYIVHEEFLREGGREAVSELMSLEEPPTSLVVADDLMAFGVLSRLDDMGFKVPDDVCVISFNNLMLAELSSPALTSVDIQIHILGYEACKCLIEKIDQPDTPAKRVIVPHHIVKRESCNSRP, from the coding sequence ATGACTGTCACAATAAAAGATGTAGCACACCTGGCCAAAGTGGCGCCCTCCACGGTTTCCCGGGTGATTGCCGATAGTCCGCGCATCAGTGAAAAGACAAAACTGCGTGTGCGCGAGGCGATGGCAGAACTGAATTATCATCCGAATTTCAATGCGAGGAGCCTTGCGAACAAATCGACGCAGGCACTTGGAATCGTGATGCCGAGCTCGGCCAACGACGTACTGCAAAATCCTTTTTTCCCGGAAGTCATCCGCGGGATCAGCACAATGGCCCACAATAAGGAATATGCGCTGTACATTACAACCGGGCAAACGGAAGAAGAGATATTCGAAGGCGTTGTGCGGATGGTGCACGGCAGAAGGGTAGATGGCATTATTGTTCTATATTCCCGGAAAAACGATCGCGTGCTGGAATATTTATACGAGCAGGGCTTCCCATTTACCGTTATTGGAAAACCGCTCGACCATGCTGATGAGATCATGCACGTTGATAACGATAACTTCAACGCTGCATATGAAGCGACAGAATATCTGATTGATGCCGGCCAAAGCCGCATCGCGTTTGTCGGCGGTTCAAGTGATCTTACTGTTACAACCGACCGGGTTGAAGGGTACCGGGCCGCTCTGGTGAAGGCCGGGCTGCCGCAGAAAGAAGAATACATCGTTCATGAAGAATTTCTGAGAGAAGGCGGCCGGGAAGCGGTTTCGGAATTGATGTCCCTTGAAGAGCCGCCGACCTCACTCGTTGTAGCAGATGATTTGATGGCTTTTGGTGTACTCAGCAGGCTAGATGATATGGGCTTTAAGGTGCCTGATGATGTATGCGTTATCAGCTTCAACAACCTGATGCTTGCCGAGTTATCAAGTCCGGCCCTGACATCAGTGGATATTCAGATTCATATACTTGGCTATGAAGCATGCAAATGCCTGATTGAAAAAATAGATCAGCCGGACACCCCCGCCAAGCGGGTGATTGTTCCGCATCATATTGTAAAACGCGAGTCCTGCAATAGCCGTCCCTAA
- a CDS encoding glycoside hydrolase family 31 protein, translated as MLDDTSFAIHPGKKKSLDNTPYHDIGSLVNYEEKNGVHSFQCEHGNVDLIVYSADIIRIVMNPFSEPKHLSSAALAGKFENAEVPVKEAEDIITIQTDNVHASISKKPFRLSFFAPDGTPILSEGKKGMGFKESNEVICFKEMAAEDHFYGFGEKSGFLDKRGEKFEMWNTDVYAPHNPETDPLYESIPYFMGLGKGKAYGIFFDNTFKTVFDMKTSEEEYSFFAEGGQLDYYFLAGPSPKEVVSQYTRLTGTMPLPPKWALGYHQSRYSYETEQEVRELAGTFLEKGIPLDVIYLDIHYMDGYRVFTFDRDRFPSPDKMVDDLKKAGIRIVPIVDPGVKKDPEYSAYQEGIRGDRFCKYIEGDVYYGEVWPGKSAFPDFTQKDVRKWWGSKHSFYTDLGIEGIWNDMNEPAVFNETKTMDTEVIHENDGKPATHRELHNIYGLLMGKATYEGMKQQLDGKRPFLLTRAGYSGVQRYAAVWTGDNRSFWEHLQMSLPMCMNLGLSGVAFTGPDVGGFAHDSNGELLARWTQVGAFTPYFRNHSAIGTVRQEPWSFGEKYEAVIKKYIELRYKWLPHLYSLFKEASDKGLPVMRPLFMEYPDDPNTYTMSDQFMIGSSVIAAPIMTPGTTHRAVCLPEGSWVDYWDGTVYDGGQFILYRAELDTLPLFIKKGSFLVHGTVKQSTEAKEENPVIHLFAAENGTASFTLYDDDGKTFSYMDGNYIELGFEARFTPGGIDVIIEKSGAGFDSGWKSWTLSVHCAGDNQELVVNGKKMDRDSAKDTSGTANYRVTL; from the coding sequence ATGTTAGACGATACGAGTTTTGCGATTCATCCCGGCAAGAAGAAGAGTCTTGATAACACACCTTATCATGACATTGGCAGTCTGGTGAATTATGAAGAAAAAAACGGTGTCCATTCCTTTCAATGTGAACATGGAAATGTTGATTTGATTGTATACAGTGCCGATATCATCCGGATTGTGATGAACCCGTTTTCTGAGCCGAAGCATTTATCAAGTGCAGCACTTGCCGGCAAATTTGAAAACGCGGAAGTGCCTGTTAAGGAAGCGGAAGATATAATCACCATTCAAACGGACAATGTACATGCTTCTATCAGCAAGAAACCATTCCGGCTTTCTTTTTTCGCCCCGGACGGCACGCCAATTTTAAGTGAAGGCAAAAAAGGGATGGGCTTCAAAGAATCGAATGAGGTGATCTGTTTTAAGGAAATGGCTGCTGAGGACCATTTTTATGGGTTCGGAGAAAAGTCAGGGTTTTTGGATAAACGGGGAGAAAAATTTGAGATGTGGAACACGGATGTTTATGCACCGCATAATCCGGAGACTGACCCCCTTTATGAATCCATTCCTTACTTCATGGGATTGGGAAAAGGCAAAGCATACGGCATTTTCTTCGACAACACATTCAAAACGGTTTTTGACATGAAAACTTCCGAAGAAGAATATTCCTTTTTTGCAGAAGGCGGGCAGCTTGATTACTACTTTCTTGCAGGCCCGTCACCAAAGGAGGTCGTATCGCAATATACGAGACTGACCGGCACGATGCCGCTGCCGCCAAAGTGGGCGCTCGGCTATCATCAATCCCGCTACAGTTATGAAACGGAGCAGGAAGTTCGTGAGCTTGCCGGCACGTTCCTGGAAAAAGGCATCCCGCTTGATGTCATTTACCTGGACATCCATTATATGGACGGATATCGTGTATTCACTTTCGACCGCGACCGGTTCCCGTCACCGGATAAAATGGTGGATGACCTGAAAAAAGCCGGTATCCGCATCGTCCCGATTGTCGACCCGGGCGTGAAAAAGGATCCGGAATACTCCGCTTACCAGGAAGGCATCCGCGGGGACAGGTTCTGTAAATATATTGAGGGAGATGTTTACTACGGCGAGGTCTGGCCGGGAAAAAGCGCATTTCCGGATTTCACACAGAAGGATGTCCGCAAGTGGTGGGGGTCAAAACATTCATTCTACACGGATCTCGGTATCGAAGGCATCTGGAACGATATGAATGAACCGGCCGTCTTTAATGAAACAAAAACGATGGACACGGAAGTCATCCATGAAAATGACGGCAAGCCGGCCACCCATCGTGAACTCCACAACATATACGGGCTCTTGATGGGAAAGGCGACATATGAAGGGATGAAACAGCAGCTTGATGGAAAGCGGCCGTTTTTGCTGACGAGAGCCGGTTATTCCGGTGTGCAGCGTTATGCCGCCGTATGGACCGGTGACAACCGCAGTTTCTGGGAGCACCTGCAAATGTCACTGCCGATGTGCATGAATCTCGGACTTTCAGGTGTAGCCTTCACCGGGCCTGATGTAGGGGGATTCGCCCATGATTCAAATGGGGAGCTCCTTGCCCGCTGGACTCAAGTCGGCGCTTTCACGCCGTATTTCCGCAATCACAGCGCAATCGGCACAGTCCGCCAGGAACCATGGTCATTCGGTGAAAAATATGAAGCAGTCATTAAAAAGTATATTGAACTCCGCTACAAGTGGCTGCCGCATTTATATTCCCTTTTTAAAGAAGCAAGCGATAAAGGGCTTCCTGTCATGCGTCCGCTTTTCATGGAGTATCCGGATGATCCAAACACATATACCATGTCCGATCAATTCATGATTGGAAGCAGTGTCATTGCAGCGCCAATCATGACACCTGGTACAACGCACAGGGCTGTGTGTCTTCCTGAAGGTTCCTGGGTGGATTACTGGGATGGAACCGTCTATGACGGCGGACAATTCATTTTATACAGGGCAGAACTTGACACATTGCCGTTATTTATAAAAAAAGGATCTTTCCTTGTCCACGGAACAGTGAAGCAATCGACCGAAGCAAAAGAAGAAAACCCGGTCATCCACCTGTTTGCAGCTGAAAACGGGACCGCATCTTTCACGCTTTATGATGATGACGGCAAAACGTTTTCCTATATGGACGGCAATTATATTGAACTTGGGTTTGAAGCCCGTTTTACTCCCGGCGGAATCGATGTGATAATCGAGAAGAGCGGTGCCGGATTTGACAGCGGCTGGAAAAGCTGGACGCTTTCAGTCCATTGTGCAGGCGATAATCAAGAACTGGTGGTCAACGGCAAAAAAATGGACAGGGATTCTGCAAAAGACACGTCAGGTACTGCCAATTACCGTGTAACACTTTAA
- a CDS encoding alpha-amylase family glycosyl hydrolase, giving the protein MSKKAFSLLLIPFLLFYAFPAEAAEKEERSWQDESIYFIMVDRFNNGDNSNDYDVDYDDPRAYKGGDIQGIIDKLDYIKELGSTAIWLTPVMDNEEKGYHGYWIEDFYKVDEHFGTMEDMKRLVKEAHKRDMKVMLDMVVNHTGYEHEWLPDPDKQDWFHDEMTISNWQNQEQVENGWLAGLPDLNTENPEVKEYLFDMAKWWIEETDVDGYRLDTVKHVPKPFWEEFSKEMRTVKEDFFLMGEVWHKDPRYVADYEDTGIHSFVNYPFYEEAVRVFSEPDTKVEGMYNTWKHTETFFDHPYLQANFLDNHDNERFVRKASLKKHNPETRLKLALTYLYAAPGIPILYQGTEIAMDGGPDPDNRRLMDFRSNTQYADNVKRLGQMRQDMPSLRRGTFELLHSDGGMAVFKREYEGETSVLAVNNSTKTQSVTLGNDQLPEGMELQGVVEDDLVRADENGYNIIMDREKANVYLLKEKSGLNIPFISMLVIIYSIFILFIILALKRRKKARA; this is encoded by the coding sequence ATGAGCAAAAAAGCTTTCAGTCTGCTGCTAATCCCGTTTCTTCTTTTTTACGCCTTCCCTGCAGAAGCTGCTGAAAAAGAAGAACGAAGCTGGCAAGATGAATCAATTTATTTCATTATGGTGGACCGGTTTAATAATGGAGACAACAGCAACGACTATGATGTTGATTATGATGACCCCCGCGCTTATAAAGGCGGGGATATACAGGGGATCATCGATAAGCTGGATTATATCAAAGAGCTCGGTTCGACAGCCATTTGGCTGACCCCTGTTATGGACAATGAAGAAAAAGGATACCACGGCTACTGGATTGAAGATTTTTACAAAGTGGATGAACATTTCGGCACAATGGAAGATATGAAACGCCTGGTGAAAGAAGCCCACAAACGTGACATGAAAGTCATGCTTGATATGGTCGTCAACCATACTGGCTATGAGCACGAGTGGCTGCCAGATCCCGATAAGCAGGATTGGTTTCATGATGAAATGACGATAAGCAACTGGCAAAACCAGGAGCAGGTCGAAAACGGCTGGCTTGCCGGGCTGCCTGATTTAAATACGGAAAACCCGGAAGTAAAAGAATACTTGTTTGATATGGCAAAATGGTGGATTGAGGAAACAGATGTTGACGGCTATCGCCTCGACACCGTAAAACACGTACCGAAGCCGTTCTGGGAAGAATTTTCAAAGGAAATGCGGACAGTGAAAGAAGATTTTTTCCTGATGGGCGAAGTCTGGCACAAAGATCCGCGTTATGTAGCGGACTACGAGGATACCGGAATTCATTCGTTCGTTAATTATCCGTTTTACGAAGAAGCGGTGAGGGTTTTCTCAGAGCCGGATACAAAGGTGGAAGGTATGTACAATACCTGGAAACATACAGAAACGTTTTTTGACCATCCGTATTTGCAGGCGAATTTCCTTGATAACCATGACAATGAGAGATTCGTCCGCAAAGCGAGTCTGAAAAAACATAACCCGGAAACCCGCTTGAAGCTCGCGCTTACGTATTTGTATGCAGCACCGGGAATCCCCATTCTATACCAGGGAACAGAAATTGCCATGGATGGCGGCCCTGACCCGGATAACCGCCGTTTGATGGACTTCCGCTCCAATACGCAGTATGCGGATAATGTGAAACGTCTGGGCCAGATGCGCCAGGATATGCCGTCGCTGCGGAGGGGCACCTTCGAACTCCTGCACAGCGACGGCGGGATGGCTGTCTTTAAAAGGGAGTATGAAGGGGAAACGAGTGTACTTGCTGTCAACAACTCAACGAAGACGCAATCGGTGACACTTGGAAATGACCAGCTTCCAGAAGGTATGGAACTGCAGGGAGTTGTGGAAGATGACCTTGTGCGGGCCGATGAAAACGGGTATAACATCATCATGGATAGGGAAAAAGCGAATGTATATCTATTAAAAGAAAAGTCAGGTTTGAACATTCCGTTTATTTCAATGCTGGTAATCATCTACAGCATATTTATCCTTTTCATCATCCTCGCACTGAAAAGAAGGAAAAAAGCCAGAGCCTAA
- a CDS encoding sugar ABC transporter permease, with amino-acid sequence MNTKTSKRIRLTVSYLILLLAIAIVVYPVLWTIGSSFNPGNSLASSSMIPENASLSHYKELFAEDSHYLIWYWNTIKVSVLTMVFATIMISLTAYAFSRYRFIGRKNGLIAFLILQMIPQFIAIIAIYVLMSLLRMMDTHLGLILLYTGGLIPMNTWLAKGYFDTIPRELDESARMDGAGHFRIFWQIIMPLAKPILAVVALFSFITPFTEFILASLVLRSPEKMTLSVGLYKLISDPHASKFTEFAAGSVLIAIPISILFLSLQRYFVSGLTAGGTKG; translated from the coding sequence ATGAATACAAAAACATCAAAGCGTATCCGGCTAACTGTTTCGTACTTGATTTTGCTCCTGGCAATCGCGATTGTGGTCTATCCGGTTTTATGGACGATCGGTTCCTCTTTCAATCCGGGAAACAGTCTTGCCAGTTCATCGATGATTCCGGAAAATGCGAGCCTTTCCCACTATAAGGAACTGTTCGCGGAAGATAGTCATTATCTGATCTGGTACTGGAACACGATAAAGGTATCCGTTTTGACAATGGTGTTTGCAACAATCATGATTTCGCTGACAGCATATGCCTTTTCGCGTTACCGTTTTATCGGCCGCAAAAATGGCTTGATCGCATTCCTGATTTTGCAAATGATTCCGCAGTTTATCGCTATCATCGCCATTTATGTGCTCATGTCCCTGCTAAGAATGATGGATACCCATCTGGGCCTTATCCTCCTATATACGGGCGGGCTTATCCCAATGAACACATGGCTTGCCAAAGGTTATTTCGACACGATTCCCCGTGAATTGGATGAATCGGCGCGCATGGACGGGGCCGGCCATTTCCGGATTTTCTGGCAAATCATCATGCCGCTGGCAAAGCCGATCCTGGCTGTTGTCGCATTGTTCAGTTTCATTACGCCATTTACCGAATTCATCCTGGCATCGCTTGTTCTCAGGTCTCCTGAAAAAATGACGCTGTCAGTCGGGCTTTATAAATTGATTTCAGACCCGCATGCCAGCAAATTCACGGAATTTGCAGCCGGTTCTGTTCTGATCGCCATCCCGATCAGCATCCTGTTCCTGTCTTTGCAGCGTTACTTCGTTTCAGGCTTGACCGCAGGTGGCACAAAAGGATAA
- a CDS encoding alpha-glycosidase has protein sequence MLKEAIYHRPKNNYAYAYDKTTLHIRIRTKKNDMDAVELLHGDPYDWIDGEWQVSYSLMQKSGSDDLFDYWFIAIKPPFRRLRYGFRMFSGTEKTTFTERGFYDESPVDDTAYYFAFPFMNPIDVFNAPDWVRDTVWYQIFPERFANGDSSIDPEGALPWGSTDPTPENFFGGDFRGIINHLDYIENLGITGIYFTPIFKAKSNHKYDTIDYMEIDPQFGDKETFRELVQECHKRGIRVMLDAVFNHSGYHYPAFQDVLDKGEASEYKDWFYLREFPIKTEPRPNYDTFAFEKNMPKLNTEHPEVKKYLLDVARYWIEEFDIDGWRLDVANEIDHQFWRDFRKAVKEAKPDAYILGEIWHDAMPWLQGEQFDAVMNYPFTNGAVEFFAKSTMSAGEFADTITKVLHSYPENVNEVAFNLLDSHDTPRVLTLAGGNKEKVKLLYLFQLSFIGTPCIYYGDEIGMSGGQDPGCRKCMVWEEANQDLDMLDHVRKLLALRKNVPAFGNSGGLRFIQANDDSNTVVYEKAGGDSRLLFIINNSRQTREVSFHYDFKDKTAIDLWNGNQIYTQDDSFTGSFPPYSFAILQIN, from the coding sequence TTGTTGAAAGAAGCCATCTATCACCGCCCGAAGAATAACTATGCATACGCGTATGACAAAACAACACTCCATATCCGCATCCGCACTAAAAAAAATGACATGGATGCGGTCGAACTTTTGCACGGTGATCCATATGACTGGATTGACGGCGAATGGCAAGTTTCATACTCGCTAATGCAGAAAAGCGGCAGTGATGATTTGTTCGATTACTGGTTCATCGCCATCAAACCGCCGTTTCGCCGGCTCCGCTACGGTTTCAGAATGTTTAGCGGCACAGAAAAAACAACCTTCACAGAGCGGGGTTTTTATGACGAGTCTCCTGTTGACGACACAGCTTATTATTTTGCGTTCCCTTTTATGAACCCGATCGATGTTTTCAATGCACCAGACTGGGTGCGTGACACAGTCTGGTACCAGATCTTCCCCGAGCGGTTCGCTAATGGAGATTCATCTATCGATCCGGAAGGTGCTCTTCCGTGGGGGAGCACAGATCCGACACCCGAAAACTTTTTCGGCGGCGACTTCCGGGGCATCATCAATCACCTCGATTATATTGAAAACCTTGGAATCACCGGAATCTACTTCACCCCGATATTCAAAGCAAAATCGAACCATAAATATGATACGATCGATTATATGGAAATTGACCCTCAGTTCGGCGACAAGGAAACGTTCAGGGAACTCGTTCAGGAATGCCACAAGCGGGGTATCCGCGTCATGCTTGATGCCGTTTTCAACCATAGCGGCTATCATTATCCCGCTTTTCAGGATGTTCTTGACAAAGGGGAAGCCTCTGAATACAAGGATTGGTTTTACTTACGGGAATTCCCGATCAAAACCGAACCGCGTCCGAACTATGACACATTCGCTTTCGAGAAAAACATGCCGAAGCTGAACACCGAGCACCCCGAAGTGAAGAAATACTTGCTGGACGTCGCCCGATACTGGATCGAAGAATTTGATATCGACGGCTGGCGCCTTGATGTGGCCAACGAAATCGACCACCAGTTCTGGCGCGACTTTCGAAAAGCGGTAAAAGAAGCCAAACCTGATGCGTACATACTCGGGGAAATCTGGCATGATGCGATGCCTTGGCTTCAGGGCGAACAATTCGATGCGGTGATGAACTACCCGTTCACGAACGGCGCCGTCGAGTTCTTTGCAAAATCAACCATGAGTGCCGGTGAATTTGCCGATACGATAACAAAAGTGCTCCATTCCTATCCGGAAAATGTAAATGAAGTGGCCTTTAATCTGCTCGACAGCCACGACACACCGAGGGTGCTGACCCTCGCTGGCGGAAATAAAGAGAAAGTGAAACTGCTTTACCTTTTCCAATTGTCATTCATCGGAACGCCGTGCATTTATTATGGTGACGAAATCGGCATGTCAGGCGGCCAGGATCCGGGTTGCCGTAAATGCATGGTGTGGGAAGAGGCGAATCAGGACCTGGATATGCTCGATCATGTCCGGAAACTGCTGGCATTGCGGAAAAACGTACCAGCATTCGGCAACAGCGGAGGACTCCGCTTTATCCAGGCGAATGATGACTCCAATACGGTTGTCTATGAAAAAGCTGGCGGAGATTCCAGGCTTTTATTCATCATCAACAATTCCAGACAAACCAGAGAAGTTAGCTTTCATTACGACTTTAAAGACAAAACGGCAATAGATTTATGGAACGGGAACCAGATTTATACACAGGACGATTCATTTACCGGCAGTTTCCCGCCTTATTCATTCGCTATTCTGCAAATCAATTAA
- a CDS encoding MATE family efflux transporter, producing the protein MTEKKKLTLFALTWPIFIEIFLHMLMGNADTLMLSQYSDNAVASVGVSNQILSVIIVMFGFVATGTAILVAQHLGAKSGEEAAEVSGAAITLNLIFGLLLSVILYVFSAPILKMMDLPGELMDSSRSYLQIVGGLAFIQALIMTISAIIRSYGYTRDTMYVTMGMNALNVIGNYLFIFGPFGIPVLGVTGVAISTAASRFLGLLVLAWLLHRRLSHNLSFAQFIRIKRGHVANLLKIGIPSAGEHLSYNGSQIAITYFVAAMGTEALTTKVYAQNIMMFIFLLAVAIGQGTQIMIGRLVGAGKTDEAYYRCIKSLKLAVIFSLGASAAASLFAEDLLHIFTDNDQIIQTGALLIYMTLLLEPGRAFNLVIINSLRAAGDVRFPVYIGILSMWGVSVTVSYLLGITLGLGLAGVWIAFSLDEWLRGILMLKRWNNRKWASMRFVRPV; encoded by the coding sequence ATGACAGAAAAAAAGAAACTGACCCTATTCGCCTTAACCTGGCCGATTTTCATTGAAATTTTCCTCCATATGCTGATGGGAAATGCCGATACTCTTATGCTTAGCCAGTATTCCGACAACGCCGTTGCATCTGTTGGTGTTTCGAATCAAATTCTATCAGTCATTATTGTGATGTTCGGTTTTGTCGCAACAGGAACCGCCATCCTGGTAGCCCAGCACCTCGGTGCGAAATCAGGTGAAGAAGCGGCCGAAGTAAGCGGCGCAGCCATTACACTTAATCTCATTTTCGGTCTCCTGTTGAGCGTGATATTATATGTGTTCAGTGCCCCGATATTGAAGATGATGGATTTGCCGGGGGAACTGATGGACAGTTCCAGGAGTTATTTACAAATTGTTGGCGGCCTTGCCTTCATCCAGGCATTGATTATGACGATTTCCGCCATCATCCGCAGTTACGGATACACACGTGATACGATGTATGTCACCATGGGGATGAATGCTCTTAATGTGATCGGAAATTATCTTTTTATATTCGGCCCTTTCGGCATTCCGGTTCTCGGGGTGACAGGGGTAGCCATCTCAACTGCGGCCAGCCGTTTCCTTGGATTGCTCGTCCTTGCATGGCTACTCCATCGCAGGCTATCCCACAACCTTTCGTTCGCTCAATTTATCCGGATCAAAAGAGGCCATGTTGCCAATTTGCTGAAAATCGGCATTCCTTCAGCAGGCGAACATCTATCCTATAACGGGTCCCAAATTGCGATCACCTATTTTGTTGCAGCTATGGGCACAGAGGCACTCACCACGAAAGTCTATGCCCAGAACATCATGATGTTCATTTTTCTCCTTGCCGTCGCAATCGGCCAGGGGACGCAAATCATGATCGGCCGCCTTGTTGGTGCCGGAAAAACAGATGAAGCCTATTACCGCTGTATAAAAAGCTTGAAACTCGCCGTCATCTTTTCCCTTGGTGCTTCAGCAGCCGCTTCCCTGTTTGCTGAAGATTTGCTGCACATTTTTACGGATAACGACCAAATTATCCAGACAGGCGCTTTGCTTATCTATATGACTCTTCTTCTTGAGCCGGGCCGGGCTTTTAATCTTGTCATTATCAATTCACTTCGCGCGGCAGGCGATGTCCGGTTCCCTGTTTATATCGGCATTTTATCCATGTGGGGAGTCAGTGTAACAGTCTCTTACCTTCTTGGAATCACCTTGGGCCTTGGCCTGGCCGGGGTGTGGATCGCCTTCAGCCTTGATGAATGGCTGAGGGGCATCCTGATGCTGAAGAGGTGGAATAACAGGAAATGGGCGTCGATGAGATTCGTCCGGCCGGTATAA
- a CDS encoding P-II family nitrogen regulator: MKKIETVIRPEQFHDLRNMLEEIGISGLTVTEAAGCGKQEGKQGVFRGSRYEIKLFPKVRVEMVVEDHLTGQIIDVILQTCGTGTVGDGKVFVIPIEDAIRIRTGETGLNAII; encoded by the coding sequence TTGAAAAAAATCGAAACCGTAATCCGTCCCGAACAGTTTCATGATTTACGTAACATGCTAGAAGAAATCGGCATTAGCGGACTTACTGTCACCGAAGCCGCCGGCTGCGGAAAACAGGAAGGGAAACAAGGCGTCTTCCGAGGCAGCCGTTATGAAATCAAATTGTTTCCAAAAGTGAGAGTTGAGATGGTTGTGGAAGATCACCTGACTGGCCAAATCATCGATGTCATTTTACAAACCTGCGGCACCGGGACAGTCGGTGACGGAAAAGTTTTTGTTATCCCGATAGAAGACGCCATTCGCATTCGGACCGGCGAAACCGGTTTGAACGCTATTATTTAA